In Fusarium verticillioides 7600 chromosome 6, whole genome shotgun sequence, the sequence GACCGGAGAGTACGTCTCAGCCAAATTCTCTGCTGATGGTCAGTGGTACCGAGCCCGTGTGAGGGCCAATGACCGCAGTGCCAAGAAGTCTGAAGTTGTTTATATCGATTACGGCAACAGTGAGAAGATTCCCTGGTCTAATTTACGAGGACTGGATCAACCCAAATTCGGTGCGCAGAAGTTGAAGGCTCAGGCCGTTGATGCCTCTCTGTCATTTGTGCAACTTCCTACCGGTGCCGACTATTTCTCAGATGCTATCGATTTCATCTACGAACTCACTGAGAATAAGCGACTTGTTGCCAACTTCGACTTTGTTGACAACAAGGAGAACCTGAGCTATATCACATTGTATGACACAGGATCCTCAGGAGAACTTCCCGGACCCAATGACTCTATCAACAAGGAAGTTGTTGCCGGTGGGTACGGCATGGTTCCtaagaagctcaaggcttgggAACGTAGTAAGGCGTTTGAGTCTACCCTTAAGTATCTTAAGGAGGTCGAGAGCCAGGCAAAGGACCAGCGGCTGGGTATGTGGGAGTATGGAGATATCACTGAAGACTAAGCAGCCCCCGGTTTCAAGGTTGGCGCTGGTGATGATTATGGAGCAAAGCTCTTGGTTACAAATATGTTACAAATGGATTTGACAGACGAAGCTTCAAGCACGAAAAATAGGGAAGAGAATGGTGTCCTGGGGTGGTCATGGGGTTTGCAGTCACTATCTATGTACTAGTTACAAGcaccagaaacaaaagtCTTTACTGGATGCTTCATGAATGGCAGCTTCTGGGAAATTTCGGGGTTCCGACAGGTGAATAACATCAACACAAGCACTTGCTGCGTGATGAGTGATGAGTGAATTCGACACTAAACAACATTGAGTTTAGCTCATGGCTAAATAAGCATGCTGAGCAATATCAGCCAACCTACGGATACTCCGTAGCCAATGTCAATATTTGTATGTAGTGCCAGAGTTCGATCGATTTTGTTGAAGTACTGCGCTTGTTATTGCATATCAGCTGCATCCATTACATACATTGTATTAGATGCTTCCATTTCGATAGCACCCATCAAATCACTCTTCGCAGCACGTGGAGGTGGTGAGTAAAAGGCTGCATGCGCTCGGCGGGGAGAATCCCGATGGTACCGGAACCCTCGTGTGAGTGAGCACTTCGGAAGACAGTAAACCGACAACATGACGTTACAGTAAACATCAATCACGCCTGGGCCCATAATTCTAATTGCGACTTTCTGCTCAAGTCCGCCGCAACAATGATCTGAGGGCGCGATTTTCGGTGACATGGTGTTCAGAGGGACCAGACACAACAGCGGATAATGCCCAAAAACACTGATACTGAAAATGGCACGGCCCAGTTGCAGGCAAAAGTTGGCGGCTAAATAAGTATGTATGTAGAACTTGCAAACCAGCGTGTTAGCCCCGCTGCTTAACTTCCTTATTACCTTCGTTACCACTGCGCAGTACATCTCCACGGCATTGTTTGTCCATAAGGTGGGTAGGTATGGATGCTGTCGACATCATTGAGGGCCTCGGTGGACTCAGCGAGGTCTCGACGGGCCATTGGAGCAACTGAGCTCCAGGTGGCGGGTGGGGGGTCTGATTGCCCGCCTTGTCCGCTTGGAGTGAGGTGTAGAAACGTTGGGGGTGAGGGGCGGTAGCGATTACCAACCTACCTTAGACGATCGAAGGATACATCGCTTTGCCGATAATGTCAGTACATATGTAACTATCTGAAATACCTACCAGTGATGCATAGAATGACTGATATCAATAGGTTCGTAGCCAAAGTACTAAGAtatccattgttgatgaaatGTCATGACGAGATACAGTAAAGGCAAAATCAGCACCACAGAGCACACAGCATTCTTATTCAGATTGCATAGGTAGTCTAGAGTTCCCATCGTTCCTGGCTGGCGCGGCTGTAAATTAGAATCTGTAGGTGAAGCAGCTGAGGTGAGAGCCCCGGTCAAGGCACCGACTTACCCAAGCACGATCCAATCCTTAGGTATGACATTGGATACTAagataccttaggtagtgGGGCAGTCGACGTAGctactaggtaggtaaggtaggtatggGCTCAAACATACAGAGGAGGGGTGAAGTCAGAGAGTCCGAGTAGAGGGTGAGGGGCGAAGACGAATAGAAAAGAAAGCGCCAGTCGTCGTGTGTACGTCAGTTCCCTTCCCGACTCTCGGTGGAATCCCCAatcttttttcttgttgtACCCTcgccttcctcttcttccattcttcctctctcttcttttctttccatctcactttctcatctcttcaacgAAATTACTCTTGATACGAATCAataccattcatcatgtcttcctCTCTCGAACAGCTTAAGGCCACCGGCACTGTATGTCACCCCACCATTACCCCTCCAACTCGTTTATGAGTGCGAACAAGAGCGAGCATGGCTTcatgtttgagcttgataaACAACACCTCTGATTAATTGGGCTCGCCAATTCCTCGCTCTTGGTCTTCCTCGGGACCAGATGTTGCTTTTGCCCTTCCGTAATCATGCCTCTCATGAGAAATTGATGACTGACCATTTGTTTGTTTCCACCTCGATAGACCGTTGTGTCGGACTCTGGTAATTACCGCACCTCATGGACTCGATCAAGTACTTTACTAACTTCTTACTCTTAGGCGACTTTGTCTGTTAGTATACACCCCTATCGTTATGCGCCCCGAGCCCACGACTCCTGCTATCCTAGCCAAGAGTTCCAACTTCACCCATATGACATAAGGAGTCATGATCGCCATGATGTGACATGGCATGATATGTAAGAATGAACAGCAGCTGACATCTCAACAGCCATTGGCAAGTACAAGCCTCAGGatgccaccaccaacccttctctcattctcgctgcctccaagaaggccgagTACGCCAAGTTGATCGATGTCGCCATTGACTATGCTAAGCAGAAGGGTGGCCCTATCGACCAGCAGGTCGATGATGCTCTCGAccgtcttcttgtcgagtttGGCAAGgagatcctcaagatcattcCCGGCAAGGTCTCAACTGAGGTCGATGCTCGATACTCTTTCGACACCCAGGCTTCCGTCAACAAGGCCCTTCACCTCATTGAGGTAAGCCACCATAGCCACAGGTTACCACTCTAGAATGAAGTGCTAACGTAAATTTAAAGCTTTACGGTGAACAGGGTATTTCCAAGGATCGCATTCTGATCAAGATCGCCGCCACTTGGGAGggcatcaaggctgctgagattCTCCAGCGCGACCACGGCATTAACACCAACCTCACCCTCATGTTCTCTCTTGTCCAAGCTGTTGGTGCTGCCGAGGCCGGTGCCTACCTCATCTCTCCCTTCGTCGGCCGCATTCTTGACTGGTTCAAGGCTTCTACTAAGAAGGAATActccaaggaggaggacccTGGTGTCCAGTCCGTCAAGACCATATTCAACTACTACAAGAAGTACGGTTACAACACCATCGTCATGGGCGCCTCATTCCGAAACACTGGCGAGATCACTGAGCTTGCTGGCTGCGACTACTTGACCATCTCTGTATGTCACATCAAATCTGTGTTGCGAATAGGAACCAAGGACGCTAATATTTTTTACAGCCTAACCTGCTTGAGGACCTCCTGAACTCGAATGAGCCCGTtcccaagaagcttgatgcttcCCAGGCTGCTTCTCTagacatcgagaagaagtcttaCATCAATGATGAGGCTCTCTTCCGCTTTGACTTCAACGAGGACCAGATggccgttgagaagctccGAGAGGGTATCAGCAAGTtcgctgctgatgctgttACCCTCAAGAGCatcctcaaggagaagctcgccTAAATCTCCTGCATGGTTGATGATTTAAGAGACAATGTTTAAAAAAGTTAAAAGGGACAGTGTTGACGTGGGAATGCAGGAAGCACTGAAGCTGACTGCGAACAACCAACTATAATTTGTTCACGATCTTTGCTGGGGAGTTGTCGTTGCTTATACCACACATCTTCTATAGTTCATATCCATCAAGTATTCCTCAGCTTAAGGCGAAGTCATTGGCTGTAATTTGCCTCGTGAATGAGGTGCCCATTGAAACAGATAGCGGCTAAATGACGAAAATCGAGGATATGAGCCCAAAGAAAACTAGcaaaatcatcatccctCAAACGTCGTGAACCGCAATTTTTTAGTTTACGTGAGAACTCCCGTCTACATATCTTGACAAGAAATGACCCATCATTGTCATTATCATGACCCATAACGCCATCTAACTAGAATGCGTGAAACCGCTTGCCCGAGTATTGACTTAAAACCATCATTGTACAGCATGATATCGTATCGTCGAAATTGTGAGGACCTTACCACCATCCCTTTTTGCACATGACCTGATGAGTTGAGTGTTTCCAgccgccttcttccttcGCCTGGATAACCAGGCCAGTTAGAGCGTTACCCTTGACGCAGCCAGAGTCGAGACCGAAGGTGTACGAGTCCTCTTGATAGCCCATCTTGGCATCGTGGCCGTAGATGACAGAACGGCGGTCAGGTCCTCGTAATTTCCTTTGCTCGCTATTCCATAGGTCGGTCCATCGTTCACCTTCGTGGCCATCTATGGGAATCCATACATCGCGATCAGGGTTTGTGCGTTCGGCGGCGGCTTCATCGGTCGACAGTACGGCACCAGCGGAATCGGCTGGAGCGGGCTCATCGCGGGCAGCGTGAGCATGCGGGTCGGTATCCTCCTCTCCTGGAACAAAACTGCGCTGCTGAAACTTTGCCTGCGTGTCCTCCTGCGCCTTTGCTAGCTCCTTTTGTCGCAGTTTCTCGGCCTGCTTTCGTTTCTTTTCAATTTCCTTCTTACGGAATTCTTCGCGCGGGAACCGCAAGGTGCGCATGTTCATGACAGCCCAGGCGTCTTGTTGAGGGAGTGGGACGCCTGGTACGAGGCCGGCGTGCACAAAGTAGAGGGCCATGGATTCGGCAGATATAATGACCGGTAGGTTTTTCAGCCACGTCATTTGCGCCTCGGAAAGACTGCGGGCTGTCTTCAAGTCCGCCTCTTCGCCCCTGTGcttggcagcatctttgGTATCGAGGTAGGCGGCGACGCCCTGTTGAGAGCTGAGGCCGCGCCATGCAAGAACGACGCGATCTTCGTGGTTGCCGCGGACCGCGCTGGCTTTGAGCTCCATAAGACGAGCAACTACCTCGGAAGGCTTGGGGCCTTTGTTAATCATATCGCCCACTGCGATAACGTGGTCTGTCTTGGGGTTGAattcgatcttcttgagtaGCTTCTCGAAGGGGTCAAGCATGCCGTGGATATCGCCAACCACAACCAACCTCCTTCCATTCTTTGCTGTAGGGACGTATTCGCTGGGTAGATTCCTGATGAGGTCGATACCATCGTAGCGCGGTCTGTTATACATGCCATAAGACATGGGGTTATCGGCTCGAAGAAGTTCGACTTGTGGACGCAAGACTTCGTCCTCGACCTCTACGGGCCCAACTGTTAATGCTGCGAGACGCGAACAGCAATAAAAAATGCTAAatacgaagaagaaggtcgataGAAGGACGAGTAGACGCCGCTGTGGTGCGGTAATCATGATTGCCATCGTCTGTGGCGGCACGAATGGGAAAGGAGAGATATAGATGCGACGATGCGAACTGAGGATGATAGTGAAGCTATGACGACAACGACAGCGGCGCCAGTTGTAGACCAGACCGCATTACTAAATCTGGCGAGGCGATAGA encodes:
- a CDS encoding transaldolase, yielding MSSSLEQLKATGTTVVSDSGDFVSIGKYKPQDATTNPSLILAASKKAEYAKLIDVAIDYAKQKGGPIDQQVDDALDRLLVEFGKEILKIIPGKVSTEVDARYSFDTQASVNKALHLIELYGEQGISKDRILIKIAATWEGIKAAEILQRDHGINTNLTLMFSLVQAVGAAEAGAYLISPFVGRILDWFKASTKKEYSKEEDPGVQSVKTIFNYYKKYGYNTIVMGASFRNTGEITELAGCDYLTISPNLLEDLLNSNEPVPKKLDASQAASLDIEKKSYINDEALFRFDFNEDQMAVEKLREGISKFAADAVTLKSILKEKLA